A part of Antechinus flavipes isolate AdamAnt ecotype Samford, QLD, Australia chromosome 6, AdamAnt_v2, whole genome shotgun sequence genomic DNA contains:
- the LOC127541494 gene encoding ras-like protein → MKKAYLKLKEIGKTEEITERRDVRLRRYSGWKEKDDRDKCRTKTYKLVVMGPSCVGKSALTIRLIKNRFVAEYDPTIEDSYRKQMVVDKEPCQLDILDTTGIEEYRPLRDQFIHWGEGFLFVYAVNDFNSFKNVNVFWDHLRRLKDTNHIPMVLVANKVDMANRMVDPTLGKVVARSFGVPFVETSAKTGQGVEQAFHELVREIRRIQAEEKELKNLPTTKKRQACVFKHCTIL, encoded by the exons atgaaaaaagCATACCTGAAGTTGAAGGAGATCGGAAAAACCGAGGAGATTACAGAGAGAAGGGACGTCAGACTCAGACGCTACAGTGGATGGAAGGAAAAAG ATGATAGAGACAAATGCAGAACCAAGACATATAAATTGGTGGTGATGGGCCCCAGTTGTGTGGGCAAGAGCGCACTGACCATTCGGCTTATTAAGAATCGATTTGTGGCAGAATATGACCCTACCATCGAAGACTCCTACCGTAAGCAAATGGTGGTGGACAAAGAGCCGTGCCAGCTGGACATCCTCGACACCACGGGCATTGAAGAGTATCGCCCTCTGAGGGACCAGTTCATACACTGGGGGGAGGGCTTCCTCTTTGTCTATGCAGTGAATGACTTCAACTCTTTTAAGAATGTGAATGTCTTCTGGGACCATCTGAGGAGGCTCAAGGACACCAACCACATACCCATGGTGTTGGTGGCCAACAAAGTAGACATGGCCAACAGGATGGTGGACCCCACACTGGGCAAGGTGGTGGCCAGGAGCTTTGGGGTCCCTTTCGTGGAGACATCAGCCAAGACTGGGCAAGGTGTGGAGCAAGCCTTCCACGAGCTGGTTCGCGAAATTCGACGGATACAAGCTGAGGAGAAGGAGCTCAAGAATCTCCCTACTACTAAGAAGAGGCAGGCCTGCGTGTTCAAGCATTGCACAATCCTGTGA